The following proteins come from a genomic window of Geothrix edaphica:
- a CDS encoding NuoI/complex I 23 kDa subunit family protein, whose protein sequence is MNKFLRTLIPTDIAKGLSITGKHFSQVFFTANRRKVPFHIVSEYPEVPVKVQPRYRGRLTLLKDEQGEIKCVCCLACEKICPTQVITIEKGKKEGRKMPFPVRYDFEMERCIFCEFCVESCGFDSIILNHQFELASYNREDLSLGTEGLGQNMFVPSPVGKFSVADD, encoded by the coding sequence ATGAACAAGTTCCTGAGGACCCTCATCCCCACCGACATCGCCAAGGGCCTGTCCATCACGGGCAAGCACTTCAGCCAGGTGTTCTTCACGGCCAACCGGCGCAAGGTGCCGTTCCACATCGTCTCCGAGTACCCCGAGGTGCCCGTCAAGGTCCAGCCCCGCTACCGGGGCCGCCTGACGCTGCTCAAGGACGAGCAGGGCGAGATCAAGTGCGTCTGCTGCCTGGCCTGCGAGAAGATCTGCCCCACCCAGGTGATCACCATCGAGAAGGGCAAGAAGGAGGGGCGCAAGATGCCCTTCCCCGTGCGCTACGACTTCGAGATGGAGCGCTGCATCTTCTGCGAGTTCTGCGTGGAGAGCTGCGGATTCGATTCCATCATCCTCAACCACCAGTTCGAGCTGGCCTCCTACAACCGGGAGGATCTCTCCCTGGGCACCGAGGGGCTCGGCCAGAACATGTTCGTGCCCTCCCCCGTGGGCAAGTTCAGCGTGGCTGACGACTGA
- a CDS encoding NADH-quinone oxidoreductase subunit J codes for MEHFIETIGRNMFAIFGVMALVGALLMIASRSAIHSVLGFLFAMLSIAGCFLSLEAEFLGMAQILVYAGGIVVLFLFVVMLVEMSKKKEGEVFQLQSRYAVVAVAVGAALFLTVFRKAIFGVASPEALVLRPELARGLDVAHQNAQAVSRGLFADYLLPFEILSVILLVALVGAVVLAKTERV; via the coding sequence ATGGAACATTTCATCGAAACGATCGGCCGGAACATGTTCGCCATCTTCGGCGTCATGGCCCTTGTCGGCGCCCTGCTCATGATCGCCTCCCGGAGCGCGATCCACAGCGTGCTGGGCTTCCTCTTCGCGATGCTGAGCATCGCGGGGTGCTTCCTCTCGCTCGAGGCCGAGTTCCTGGGCATGGCCCAGATCCTGGTCTACGCGGGCGGCATCGTGGTGCTCTTCCTCTTCGTGGTCATGCTCGTGGAGATGAGCAAGAAGAAGGAGGGCGAGGTCTTCCAGCTGCAGTCGCGCTACGCCGTGGTGGCTGTCGCGGTGGGCGCCGCGCTGTTCCTGACGGTGTTCCGCAAGGCGATCTTCGGTGTCGCCTCGCCGGAAGCCCTGGTCCTGCGGCCGGAGCTGGCCAGGGGGCTGGACGTGGCCCATCAGAACGCCCAGGCGGTGAGCCGCGGCCTCTTCGCGGACTACCTCCTGCCCTTCGAGATCCTCAGCGTGATCTTGCTGGTGGCCCTGGTGGGCGCCGTGGTGCTGGCCAAGACGGAGAGGGTGTGA
- the nuoK gene encoding NADH-quinone oxidoreductase subunit NuoK produces MVSLNAVLLISFLLFSIGIAGVLIRRNALIILMCVELMLNAANLNFIAFARHNGSVAGQAFALLVMGFAAAEVAVGLALVVALYRKRDTVQVDDINLLKG; encoded by the coding sequence ATGGTCAGCCTGAACGCGGTCCTCCTCATCTCCTTCCTGCTGTTCTCCATCGGCATCGCGGGTGTCCTGATCCGGCGCAACGCGCTGATCATTCTCATGTGCGTCGAGCTCATGCTCAACGCCGCCAACCTGAACTTCATCGCCTTCGCCCGCCACAACGGCTCGGTCGCCGGCCAGGCCTTCGCCCTGCTGGTGATGGGCTTCGCCGCTGCCGAAGTGGCCGTGGGTCTCGCGCTGGTGGTGGCCCTCTACCGCAAGCGCGACACCGTCCAGGTGGACGATATCAACCTGCTGAAGGGATGA
- the nuoL gene encoding NADH-quinone oxidoreductase subunit L produces MTTTMEHAMTAASHPSSYLWLIPFLPFFGFLINGLSGRKLKSTKVVDFFALGSVGLAFLLTLWHFVQLIGLPADGRSLHQSLWTWFDIGGARVLGGLTTYKIEWAYKFDVLSGCMALLVSGAGFLIHLFSTGYMAEERNDGRYYRFMAYLNLFVFSMLNLVLGANILMMFLGWEGVGLCSYLLIGFYFEKEFAAVAGKKAFVTNRIGDFGFMLGFFLIFQVFGTLDYDTLMGSVRGIATMPAITLYGHTASPTWWFNLIGCCLFVGAMGKSAQIPLYVWLPDAMAGPTPVSALIHAATMVTSGLYMITRLNFIYVNAPVALAVVLAFGSLTAFVAATMGLAQYDIKKVLAYSTVSQLGFMFMGMGAGAFSAGMFHVFTHAFFKASLFLGSGAVIAACHHEQDMRNMGGLKKLMPITAMSMILATFAIAGIFPFSGFFSKDEILWKVFEGWYQHGHYTGPTLNLVAWILGMLGAFCTAFYMTRLIAMTFYGEYRGAGNDPYGLTVQSEAHHGHDDHGHGDHGHDAHGHQANGLHELDQTHAHHDDDPEDHDIVPGHHPHEVSWRMWLPVAILAGLAVVGGFLNYPESLHRVLPIVPAELFSKWIEPLLYQVAPVHHGEHIPPAMEYGLMAWATLVWAPGAMLLAWWIYKVDPSWSRAKAFVARFPNLYRWVNAKYYVDEFYEAALIEPIKRFSAQLWSFDTWVVDGMVNGAARVTIIWADLSHWIDQKLVDGAVNLTAYIIQETSSVFRSLQSGRVQHYAFVMFIGFLVFAFWKFLA; encoded by the coding sequence ATGACGACGACCATGGAACATGCAATGACCGCCGCCTCCCATCCGAGCAGCTACCTCTGGCTGATCCCCTTCCTGCCCTTCTTCGGGTTCCTCATCAACGGCCTCAGTGGCCGGAAGCTGAAGAGCACCAAGGTCGTGGACTTCTTCGCTCTCGGCAGCGTGGGCCTGGCCTTCCTCCTCACGCTCTGGCATTTCGTCCAGCTCATCGGCCTGCCCGCCGATGGCCGCTCCCTCCACCAGAGCCTCTGGACCTGGTTCGACATCGGCGGCGCCCGGGTGCTGGGCGGGCTTACGACCTACAAGATCGAGTGGGCCTACAAGTTCGATGTGCTCAGTGGCTGCATGGCCCTGCTGGTGTCGGGCGCGGGCTTCCTCATCCACCTGTTCAGCACCGGCTACATGGCCGAGGAGCGGAACGACGGCCGCTACTACCGCTTCATGGCCTACCTGAACCTCTTCGTGTTCAGCATGCTGAACCTGGTGCTGGGTGCCAACATCCTGATGATGTTCCTGGGCTGGGAAGGGGTGGGCCTCTGCTCCTACCTGCTCATCGGCTTCTACTTCGAGAAGGAGTTCGCCGCCGTTGCCGGCAAGAAGGCCTTCGTCACGAACCGCATCGGCGACTTCGGCTTCATGCTCGGGTTCTTCCTGATCTTCCAGGTCTTCGGAACCCTCGACTACGACACGCTGATGGGCTCCGTCCGCGGGATCGCGACCATGCCGGCCATCACGCTCTACGGCCACACCGCGAGCCCCACCTGGTGGTTCAACCTCATCGGCTGCTGCCTCTTCGTGGGCGCCATGGGCAAGTCCGCGCAGATCCCCCTCTATGTGTGGCTGCCGGACGCCATGGCGGGCCCGACGCCCGTCAGCGCGCTGATCCACGCCGCCACCATGGTGACCAGCGGCCTCTACATGATCACGCGGCTGAACTTCATCTACGTGAACGCCCCCGTGGCGCTCGCGGTGGTGCTGGCCTTCGGTTCGCTCACGGCCTTCGTGGCCGCCACCATGGGCCTGGCCCAGTACGACATCAAGAAGGTGCTGGCCTACTCCACCGTGTCCCAGCTGGGCTTCATGTTCATGGGCATGGGCGCCGGGGCCTTCAGCGCAGGCATGTTCCACGTCTTCACCCACGCCTTCTTCAAGGCCAGCCTCTTCCTCGGTTCCGGCGCGGTCATCGCGGCCTGCCACCACGAGCAGGACATGCGCAACATGGGCGGCCTCAAGAAGCTGATGCCCATCACCGCCATGAGCATGATCCTGGCGACCTTCGCCATCGCCGGCATCTTCCCCTTCTCGGGCTTCTTCTCGAAGGACGAGATCCTCTGGAAGGTGTTCGAGGGCTGGTACCAGCACGGCCACTACACGGGCCCCACCCTGAACCTGGTGGCCTGGATCCTGGGCATGCTCGGAGCCTTCTGCACCGCCTTCTACATGACCCGCCTCATCGCCATGACCTTCTATGGCGAGTACCGCGGCGCGGGGAACGATCCCTACGGCCTGACGGTGCAGTCCGAGGCCCATCACGGCCACGACGACCATGGGCACGGCGACCACGGCCACGACGCGCATGGCCACCAGGCGAACGGCCTCCACGAGCTCGATCAGACGCATGCCCATCACGATGACGATCCGGAAGACCACGACATCGTGCCGGGGCATCACCCCCATGAGGTCTCCTGGCGCATGTGGCTGCCGGTGGCCATCCTGGCGGGTCTGGCGGTGGTCGGCGGCTTCCTGAACTACCCCGAGAGCCTGCACCGCGTCCTGCCCATCGTGCCGGCCGAGCTCTTCAGCAAGTGGATCGAGCCGCTGCTCTACCAGGTGGCGCCGGTCCATCACGGGGAGCACATCCCGCCTGCCATGGAATACGGCCTCATGGCCTGGGCGACCCTGGTCTGGGCCCCCGGCGCCATGCTGCTGGCCTGGTGGATCTACAAGGTGGATCCCAGCTGGAGCCGGGCCAAGGCCTTCGTGGCCCGCTTCCCGAACCTCTACCGCTGGGTGAACGCCAAGTACTACGTGGACGAGTTCTACGAGGCGGCCCTCATCGAGCCCATCAAGCGCTTCTCCGCCCAGCTCTGGAGCTTCGACACCTGGGTGGTGGACGGCATGGTGAACGGCGCCGCCCGCGTCACGATCATCTGGGCCGACCTGTCCCACTGGATCGACCAGAAGCTGGTGGACGGCGCGGTCAACCTCACGGCCTACATCATCCAGGAGACCAGCTCGGTCTTCCGGAGCCTGCAGAGCGGCCGCGTGCAGCACTACGCCTTCGTGATGTTCATCGGCTTCCTCGTCTTCGCCTTCTGGAAATTCCTCGCCTAG
- a CDS encoding complex I subunit 4 family protein, giving the protein MFTANTTLMLVATFLPLLGALVLLLVPKDQRRVFEIGSLLVMIVSFLMSAVFWFGYDRSSDAVQWFKAWDWIPSLGVKFAVGMDGISLLLWLLTTFIGPIAIACSFKAIEDRHKEYYIWMLVLQTAMLGVFITQDMFLFYLFWEVMLVPMYFLIAIWGGPQKLYAAIKLFLYTLAGGVLMLVAILAIYFLQHKTTGGYNFSLESFQAMAPVIAQQSKTYQILLALAFFIGFAIKVPMFPFHTWLPDAHVQAPTAGSVILAAILLKMGTYGFVRFLLPILPGATKELMPWFIALSLIGIIYGALVAMIQKDMKKLVAYSSVSHLGLCMLGLFALNPYGIKGGLFQMINHGISTSGLFLAVGIVYERRHTRMIADFGGLSKSMPVYATVFMIMTMSSLGLPLLNGFIGEGVILMGSFQAFPWAAVVATLGIILGAAYLLWMYQRVMFGPITAVNEKMEDLNLREVLYFAPLVIAAFWIGMYPKPVMDVMDAPVRKLVEQITPGYHAAQSLAAQQAAAAKLGMQGMAAPAAHHEAAPAGHDVVPAGHEAPVHEAPAHGGGH; this is encoded by the coding sequence ATGTTCACCGCAAACACGACACTGATGCTGGTGGCGACCTTCCTGCCCCTCCTGGGGGCACTGGTCCTGCTTCTCGTGCCCAAGGACCAGCGCCGGGTCTTCGAGATCGGCTCCCTGCTGGTGATGATCGTCAGCTTCCTGATGAGCGCCGTCTTCTGGTTCGGCTATGACCGGTCCAGCGACGCGGTCCAGTGGTTCAAGGCCTGGGACTGGATCCCCTCCCTCGGCGTGAAGTTCGCCGTGGGCATGGACGGCATCAGCCTCCTGCTCTGGCTGCTGACCACCTTCATCGGCCCCATCGCCATCGCCTGTTCCTTCAAGGCCATCGAGGATCGGCACAAGGAGTACTACATCTGGATGCTGGTTCTCCAGACGGCCATGCTCGGTGTGTTCATCACCCAGGACATGTTCCTGTTCTACCTGTTCTGGGAAGTGATGCTGGTGCCGATGTACTTCCTCATCGCCATCTGGGGCGGCCCCCAGAAGCTGTACGCCGCCATCAAGCTCTTCCTCTACACCCTGGCGGGCGGCGTGCTGATGCTGGTGGCGATCCTGGCCATCTACTTCCTGCAGCACAAGACCACGGGCGGCTACAACTTCTCCCTGGAGAGCTTCCAGGCCATGGCCCCGGTGATCGCCCAGCAGAGCAAGACCTACCAGATCCTGCTGGCCCTGGCCTTCTTCATCGGCTTCGCCATCAAGGTCCCGATGTTCCCCTTCCACACCTGGCTGCCGGACGCCCACGTGCAGGCGCCCACGGCCGGCTCCGTCATCCTGGCGGCCATCCTCCTGAAGATGGGCACCTACGGCTTTGTCCGGTTCCTGCTGCCCATCCTGCCCGGCGCCACCAAGGAGCTGATGCCCTGGTTCATCGCCCTGTCCCTCATCGGCATCATCTACGGCGCCCTGGTGGCCATGATCCAGAAGGACATGAAGAAGCTGGTGGCCTACTCCTCCGTGAGCCACCTGGGCCTCTGCATGCTGGGCCTCTTCGCCCTGAACCCCTACGGCATCAAGGGCGGCCTGTTCCAGATGATCAACCACGGCATCAGCACCAGCGGGCTCTTCCTCGCGGTGGGCATCGTCTATGAGCGCCGCCACACGCGCATGATCGCGGACTTCGGCGGCCTCTCGAAGAGCATGCCCGTCTACGCCACGGTCTTCATGATCATGACCATGAGCAGCCTGGGCCTGCCGCTGCTGAACGGGTTCATCGGCGAGGGCGTCATCCTCATGGGCTCCTTCCAGGCCTTCCCCTGGGCCGCGGTCGTGGCCACGCTGGGCATCATCCTCGGCGCTGCCTACCTGCTGTGGATGTACCAGCGCGTGATGTTCGGACCCATCACCGCCGTCAACGAGAAGATGGAGGACCTCAACCTCCGCGAGGTGCTCTACTTCGCGCCGCTGGTCATCGCCGCCTTCTGGATCGGCATGTATCCCAAGCCGGTCATGGACGTGATGGACGCTCCGGTGCGCAAGCTCGTGGAGCAGATCACCCCCGGCTACCACGCCGCCCAGTCCCTGGCCGCCCAGCAGGCCGCCGCCGCCAAGCTCGGCATGCAGGGCATGGCCGCTCCTGCCGCGCACCACGAGGCGGCTCCGGCTGGCCATGACGTGGTGCCCGCCGGCCATGAGGCTCCTGTCCACGAAGCTCCTGCCCACGGCGGAGGCCACTGA
- a CDS encoding NADH-quinone oxidoreductase subunit N, whose amino-acid sequence MTGFAQGLLGALLRDTPYITPQLFLMVVATLMLWPGDLFFNRNEKHRWAPITLVVLAVTAALIGRTPDGEGFSRMFRMDGFTRGFQMLCVLGAAATVALSVKLLNGLKQQTVEYYALILFSLAGMLFLCGASDLISMYFSLELMAICIYILVAYLRDRATSVEAGVKYFLLGAFSSGILVYGISLLYGAAGGTTTNLADLDRALALTPTTSNLLVFSGVLMVLIGMAFKVAAVPFHMWSPDAYEGAPTPITMFMATAPKAAALAAFLRVFGSGLHGVSSDWVLPLCYIAGASMILGNVTAVKQESMKRLLAYSSIAHVGYMLLGVLSGDPRAGAQAVWLYMLIYIVMNTGAFAVVIYLQGKGEGERIEDFRGLGRKHPVLGFAMMIFLLSLAGIPPLAGFFGKFYLFKLAIEQGFVTLTTIALLTSAVGAYYYLGVVAQMYFREPDGEPVAPMGATSVFVVTLACALVLVATAFGPWLVDWASKITWV is encoded by the coding sequence ATGACCGGCTTCGCGCAGGGGCTCCTGGGTGCGCTCCTCCGGGACACGCCCTACATCACGCCCCAACTCTTCCTGATGGTCGTGGCCACGCTCATGCTCTGGCCCGGCGACCTCTTCTTCAACCGGAACGAAAAGCACCGGTGGGCGCCCATCACCCTGGTGGTCCTTGCCGTCACCGCGGCCCTGATCGGCCGCACGCCGGACGGCGAGGGCTTCTCCCGCATGTTCCGCATGGATGGCTTCACCCGGGGCTTCCAGATGCTGTGCGTGCTGGGCGCCGCGGCCACCGTGGCCCTCAGCGTGAAGCTGCTCAACGGCCTCAAGCAGCAGACGGTGGAGTACTACGCCCTGATCCTGTTCTCCCTGGCGGGCATGCTCTTCCTCTGCGGTGCCTCCGACCTGATCTCCATGTATTTCAGTCTCGAGCTGATGGCCATCTGCATCTACATCCTGGTGGCCTACCTGCGGGACCGCGCCACCAGCGTGGAAGCCGGTGTGAAGTACTTCCTGCTGGGGGCCTTCTCCAGCGGCATCCTCGTCTACGGCATCAGCCTGCTCTACGGCGCCGCCGGCGGCACCACCACGAACCTGGCGGACCTGGACCGCGCCCTGGCGCTCACTCCGACCACCAGCAACCTGCTGGTCTTCTCCGGGGTGCTGATGGTGCTGATCGGCATGGCCTTCAAGGTGGCGGCCGTCCCCTTCCACATGTGGTCGCCGGATGCCTATGAGGGCGCCCCCACGCCCATCACCATGTTCATGGCCACGGCCCCCAAGGCCGCCGCCCTGGCCGCCTTCCTGCGCGTCTTCGGCTCGGGCCTCCACGGCGTGTCCAGCGACTGGGTGCTGCCCCTCTGCTACATCGCCGGGGCCAGCATGATCCTGGGCAACGTGACCGCCGTGAAGCAGGAGAGCATGAAGCGCCTGCTGGCCTACTCCAGCATCGCCCACGTGGGCTACATGCTGCTGGGCGTGCTCTCGGGCGATCCCAGGGCAGGGGCCCAGGCGGTGTGGCTCTACATGCTCATCTACATCGTGATGAACACCGGTGCCTTCGCCGTGGTGATCTACCTCCAGGGCAAGGGCGAGGGCGAGCGCATCGAGGACTTCAGGGGCCTGGGCCGCAAGCACCCCGTGCTGGGCTTCGCCATGATGATCTTCCTGCTGAGCCTGGCCGGGATCCCGCCCCTGGCGGGCTTCTTCGGCAAGTTCTACCTGTTCAAGCTGGCCATCGAGCAGGGCTTCGTCACCCTCACCACCATCGCGCTGCTCACCAGTGCCGTGGGTGCCTACTACTACCTGGGCGTGGTCGCGCAGATGTACTTCCGCGAGCCCGACGGCGAGCCCGTGGCGCCCATGGGTGCCACCTCCGTCTTCGTCGTGACCCTGGCCTGCGCCCTGGTCCTGGTGGCCACGGCCTTCGGCCCCTGGCTGGTGGATTGGGCCTCTAAAATCACGTGGGTGTAG
- a CDS encoding AtpZ/AtpI family protein, which translates to MIFRRGGDADPGERALWGDLMSMGLTFPLCIALGFFLGRWLGGRFGHPAVGQWVGLVWGISAAFWELYKVNRRMAKRDAEELKHLDDGKGPHE; encoded by the coding sequence GTGATCTTCAGGCGCGGCGGGGACGCGGATCCCGGGGAGCGGGCCCTCTGGGGCGACCTCATGTCCATGGGCCTGACCTTCCCGCTCTGCATCGCCCTGGGGTTCTTCCTGGGGCGCTGGCTCGGCGGGCGGTTCGGGCATCCGGCCGTGGGGCAGTGGGTGGGCCTGGTCTGGGGCATTTCCGCGGCCTTCTGGGAGCTCTACAAGGTGAACCGGCGCATGGCGAAGCGGGATGCGGAGGAGCTGAAGCACCTCGATGACGGGAAGGGCCCCCATGAGTGA
- the atpB gene encoding F0F1 ATP synthase subunit A produces MEHHASLLAQWLTQVLHLSQHPWPGFAHGAALSVLERYDHLLNAALAALVAMLFTALVRKNLARIPGPLQQMFEGVVEWLKGMINDNIAHHGEKHLPFIGTMALFVFFNNLFGLLPALSPGTSNWNVTLGAALVVFGYYNFHGMKEQGAGKYWLHFAGPIWWLAPLMFPLEILGLLSRILSHSLRLFGNIAGEHVVAGIFFGLMPLLLPVPMMFLGLFFGLIQTFVFTMLATIYLSGAVSHEH; encoded by the coding sequence ATGGAACACCACGCATCGTTGCTCGCCCAGTGGCTCACCCAGGTGCTCCACCTGTCCCAGCACCCGTGGCCCGGCTTCGCCCATGGGGCGGCCCTGTCCGTCCTGGAGCGCTACGACCACCTGCTGAACGCGGCCCTGGCGGCCCTCGTGGCCATGCTCTTCACGGCCCTGGTGCGGAAGAACCTGGCCCGGATCCCCGGCCCCCTCCAGCAGATGTTCGAAGGCGTGGTCGAGTGGCTCAAGGGCATGATCAACGACAACATCGCCCACCACGGGGAGAAGCACCTGCCCTTCATCGGGACCATGGCGCTCTTCGTCTTCTTCAACAACCTCTTCGGCCTCCTCCCGGCCCTGAGCCCCGGCACCAGCAACTGGAACGTGACCCTGGGTGCGGCCCTGGTGGTGTTCGGCTACTACAACTTCCACGGGATGAAGGAGCAGGGAGCCGGTAAGTACTGGCTGCACTTCGCCGGGCCCATCTGGTGGCTGGCCCCGCTCATGTTCCCCCTGGAGATCCTGGGCCTGCTCAGCCGGATCCTCAGCCACTCGCTCCGTCTCTTCGGCAACATCGCCGGCGAGCACGTCGTGGCCGGCATCTTCTTCGGCCTCATGCCCCTGCTGCTGCCCGTGCCCATGATGTTCCTGGGCCTCTTCTTCGGACTCATCCAGACCTTCGTGTTCACGATGCTGGCCACCATCTACTTGAGTGGCGCCGTCTCCCACGAGCATTGA
- a CDS encoding ATP synthase F0 subunit C — MKKFLTTAFLFTLAAVAFAQGAPAASKSLFEGQFTAHIALAIAAAGCGLAQGKAVVAACEGVARNPQAAGNIRTTMIIGLALIEALVIYVLVAAFAIK; from the coding sequence ATGAAGAAGTTCCTCACCACCGCCTTCCTGTTCACCCTGGCCGCCGTCGCCTTCGCGCAGGGCGCCCCCGCCGCCTCCAAGAGCCTCTTCGAAGGCCAGTTCACCGCCCACATCGCGCTTGCCATCGCCGCCGCCGGCTGCGGTCTGGCCCAGGGCAAGGCTGTGGTCGCCGCCTGCGAGGGCGTGGCCCGCAACCCCCAGGCCGCCGGCAACATCCGCACCACCATGATCATCGGTCTGGCCCTCATCGAGGCCCTCGTGATCTACGTGCTCGTCGCCGCCTTCGCCATCAAGTAG
- a CDS encoding TIGR04552 family protein: MRHHALFPMPPEVTQVILGGGSPIDLEGLRIQSHDEAWNFALNYGYDMGIPAQRAHVLRVYEDAIDFLEGVVLDGTDLHVPNELRGLEDPLDLLVWASERPRTLDGRWSCAILRVMHTLFHVDHNVNLRYLPEIQRQVFSRYDQFLVCEDGRWLLRGAYEVPLVAVERKENKDRVSMLLKMLHKPENVAETIYDQIGIRFVAEDRLGVLMAIRFLLDHHVLMPTHIKPSRSRNLMIDLTALAAWTEALPPLFQIQDLSPEERQALSATLALKSGGIEQNPFSSKDYSAIQFTARTLIRLPGPGASALVALQDHLRALGHGDLAGLARIPELIQEQEEFTFFFAHEVQVMEQSGFQSSRSGPASHSEYKQRQRDAARRRVLQGILQEEPC, translated from the coding sequence ATGCGCCACCATGCCCTGTTCCCCATGCCCCCGGAGGTCACCCAGGTGATCCTGGGCGGGGGGTCCCCCATCGACTTGGAGGGCCTGCGCATCCAGTCCCACGACGAGGCCTGGAACTTCGCCCTGAACTACGGCTACGACATGGGCATCCCTGCGCAGCGCGCCCATGTGCTGCGGGTCTACGAGGATGCCATCGACTTCCTCGAGGGGGTGGTCCTGGACGGGACGGACCTGCACGTTCCCAACGAGCTGAGGGGCCTGGAGGATCCCCTGGACCTTCTCGTCTGGGCCTCCGAGCGCCCCCGCACCCTGGACGGCCGTTGGTCCTGCGCCATCCTCCGCGTGATGCACACCCTCTTCCACGTGGACCACAACGTGAACCTGCGCTACCTCCCGGAGATCCAGCGCCAGGTCTTCAGCCGCTACGACCAGTTTCTCGTGTGCGAGGACGGCCGCTGGCTGCTCCGGGGCGCCTATGAGGTGCCGCTGGTGGCGGTGGAGCGCAAGGAGAACAAGGACCGGGTGTCCATGCTCCTCAAGATGCTGCACAAGCCCGAGAACGTGGCCGAGACCATCTATGACCAGATTGGCATCCGCTTCGTGGCCGAGGACCGCCTGGGCGTCCTCATGGCCATCCGCTTCCTCCTGGACCACCACGTGCTGATGCCCACCCACATCAAGCCCAGCCGGAGCCGGAACCTGATGATCGACCTGACGGCCCTGGCCGCCTGGACCGAGGCCCTGCCGCCCCTGTTCCAGATCCAGGACCTGAGCCCCGAGGAGCGGCAGGCGCTCAGCGCCACCCTGGCCCTCAAATCCGGCGGCATTGAACAAAACCCCTTTTCCAGCAAAGATTATTCAGCCATCCAGTTCACCGCCCGCACGCTGATCCGACTGCCGGGTCCGGGCGCGTCGGCCCTGGTGGCCCTCCAGGACCACCTCAGGGCCCTGGGGCACGGGGATCTGGCCGGCCTCGCCCGGATTCCAGAGTTGATCCAGGAACAGGAGGAGTTTACTTTCTTCTTCGCACATGAAGTCCAAGTGATGGAACAATCAGGGTTTCAAAGCTCACGATCTGGTCCGGCATCCCATTCGGAATACAAACAACGCCAGCGTGACGCTGCACGCCGGAGAGTGCTTCAGGGAATTCTTCAGGAGGAGCCATGCTGA
- a CDS encoding anti-sigma factor antagonist (This anti-anti-sigma factor, or anti-sigma factor antagonist, belongs to a family that includes characterized members SpoIIAA, RsbV, RsfA, and RsfB.), with translation MLNIQTRQEGTASVVSIQGKVNFEVTAQLRDVIRETVATAQPKLLVINLEGVSFIDSSGLGLLVAARNSVDKSGGKLHLACLPAPVKKTFDQTNLTNYFSIFATEQDALRGA, from the coding sequence ATGCTGAACATCCAGACCCGCCAAGAGGGCACTGCTTCCGTGGTGTCGATCCAGGGCAAGGTCAACTTCGAGGTGACCGCCCAATTGCGGGATGTGATTAGGGAAACGGTGGCCACGGCCCAGCCCAAGCTCCTGGTGATCAACCTGGAGGGCGTGAGCTTCATCGACTCCTCGGGCCTGGGCCTGCTCGTCGCCGCCCGGAACAGCGTGGACAAGTCCGGCGGGAAGCTGCACCTGGCCTGCCTGCCCGCCCCCGTGAAGAAGACCTTCGACCAGACGAACCTCACCAACTACTTCTCTATCTTCGCCACCGAGCAGGACGCCCTCCGCGGCGCGTGA